In the genome of Flexistipes sinusarabici DSM 4947, one region contains:
- a CDS encoding YbfB/YjiJ family MFS transporter, producing MTHSLRFMVFLRFTSGLISAFVFISTFAWISSVLMQNNKKELLPLLYSSVGLGIFLVSVIIGIIDDFATWEVGWISLGIFAVPFCIFSFTARPFLPCTDATDSGSKRGVYKEMPAHIKSLVIFTLIFYAAEGFSNNISATFILYNLKNLDFISDNVWEAWALVGFAGFLSPFLIRKLLKTFDFPMTLLTLQTLLSLGIIMPLIENKLFIYAGSVFFGFSFLSIPPITLGFVSSLVNEGKDKIISDFTIIFSSALFISPVLGGIITDITGHYSNSVLLAFSISMVGLLSSFFINKICRINNFQSTARRII from the coding sequence ATGACGCATTCACTGAGATTTATGGTTTTTTTGCGTTTTACATCCGGCTTGATAAGCGCATTCGTTTTTATCAGCACATTTGCATGGATTTCATCTGTTTTGATGCAGAATAACAAAAAGGAACTGCTGCCATTATTGTATTCTTCCGTAGGTTTGGGAATATTTCTTGTTTCCGTTATTATTGGTATTATCGATGATTTTGCAACATGGGAAGTCGGCTGGATATCTCTTGGCATTTTTGCCGTACCTTTTTGTATATTTTCTTTTACAGCCCGGCCTTTTCTGCCATGTACCGATGCCACTGATTCTGGCAGCAAGAGGGGTGTTTATAAAGAGATGCCTGCTCATATTAAGTCTTTAGTTATTTTTACCTTGATATTTTATGCAGCAGAGGGTTTTTCCAATAATATATCGGCCACATTTATACTGTATAATTTAAAAAATCTGGATTTTATTTCCGACAATGTGTGGGAGGCTTGGGCATTGGTTGGTTTTGCCGGATTTTTATCCCCTTTTCTTATCAGAAAATTACTTAAGACGTTTGATTTCCCGATGACACTTTTGACTTTGCAGACTCTATTGTCATTGGGAATTATTATGCCCCTTATAGAAAATAAACTTTTTATATATGCCGGTTCTGTCTTTTTCGGATTCAGCTTTTTGTCTATTCCCCCTATAACGCTGGGTTTTGTTTCTTCTTTAGTTAATGAAGGAAAAGATAAAATAATTTCTGATTTCACCATTATTTTTAGTTCAGCGCTTTTTATATCTCCAGTCTTGGGGGGAATTATTACCGATATAACAGGTCACTACAGCAACTCTGTTTTGCTTGCATTTAGCATTTCCATGGTAGGGTTATTGTCTTCTTTTTTTATTAATAAGATTTGCAGGATTAATAATTTTCAATCAACTGCCAGGAGGATAATATGA
- a CDS encoding enoyl-CoA hydratase/isomerase family protein: MKTVIYEKENHIAYIYLNRSENMNAINEEMNNELEKIWDDFEQDDSLYAAIVTGKGKAFCAGLDLKTELPCWKNASANDIRSKINKGLGGGVTRGRHRLSKPVIAAVNGAAVAGGFELALACDIRIASQEAVFGVFEMKHGIHQGDGGIVRLLSIAGLGVTMDLTLTGRKINADEALRLNLVSEVVTHDMLMGTAEKYASMIIGNDRGAVSSAKETILDSIGQRLDDALKLEMFNAYSCFSKHKNGGEDD, translated from the coding sequence ATGAAAACTGTAATTTATGAAAAGGAAAACCACATAGCTTATATTTATCTTAACAGAAGCGAAAATATGAACGCCATTAATGAAGAAATGAACAATGAGCTTGAAAAGATATGGGATGATTTTGAACAGGATGATTCGTTATATGCAGCAATTGTAACCGGAAAGGGGAAAGCTTTTTGCGCCGGATTGGATTTAAAAACGGAACTGCCCTGTTGGAAAAATGCAAGTGCAAACGATATCAGGAGTAAAATAAACAAAGGCTTGGGAGGGGGTGTAACCAGAGGCCGTCACAGATTATCGAAACCTGTTATAGCTGCTGTAAACGGAGCAGCAGTTGCAGGAGGTTTTGAGTTGGCACTTGCTTGCGATATACGGATAGCTTCACAAGAAGCAGTTTTCGGCGTTTTCGAGATGAAGCACGGCATCCATCAGGGCGATGGGGGTATTGTGAGGTTATTATCAATTGCGGGTTTAGGTGTGACAATGGATTTGACATTAACCGGACGTAAGATCAATGCAGATGAGGCTTTACGGCTTAATCTTGTTTCGGAAGTGGTTACCCATGACATGCTTATGGGAACAGCGGAGAAATATGCCTCTATGATTATCGGGAATGATCGGGGAGCTGTAAGTTCAGCCAAAGAAACAATTCTGGATAGTATCGGGCAAAGACTTGATGATGCATTAAAGCTTGAGATGTTTAATGCATACTCCTGTTTCAGCAAACATAAAAATGGAGGAGAAGATGACTGA
- a CDS encoding PLP-dependent aminotransferase family protein: protein MTEMFSNRMAGIPRSFIREILKTAQETDIISFAGGLPDSNLFPADELVIATNKAFETSGRNIFQYAASEGCEQLRSYLADFCRNRKGVAVKKENILITNGSQQALDLLGKVFLNEGDDVVIEEPGYLGVIQALSMYMPEFHPVPVSNERMDADRLKILINKRHPKLLYVNPNFQNPSGITYSDNNRKEIAGLINSKETFLIEDDPYGELRFRGNDKLSFKKLLPERTVLLGSFSKSIVPGFRLGWMAAPEEVVEKLVIAKQASDLHTSHFTQKIIYQYLKNNDMDKHIQKITKVYAQKCQKMIECIKKYFPMSVSYTIPEGGMFIWVQLPVSLKAIELFEEAYKNNLIFIPGDPFYLKRKYINTFRLNFTCVTEDEIETGIRKIGKAINNLINFEKEDRDERSFNFNGSVQFGDR from the coding sequence ATGACTGAAATGTTTTCCAATAGAATGGCCGGTATTCCTCGATCATTTATACGGGAAATTCTTAAAACAGCCCAGGAAACTGATATAATATCTTTTGCAGGAGGCCTGCCGGATAGCAATTTATTTCCAGCCGATGAACTTGTAATTGCCACCAACAAAGCTTTTGAAACATCCGGACGTAACATCTTTCAATATGCCGCTTCAGAAGGTTGTGAGCAGCTGCGTAGTTATCTTGCTGATTTTTGCCGAAACAGAAAAGGGGTTGCAGTTAAAAAGGAAAATATCTTAATCACAAACGGCTCTCAGCAGGCTTTGGATCTTTTGGGAAAGGTTTTCTTGAATGAGGGTGATGACGTTGTTATTGAAGAGCCGGGGTATCTCGGAGTTATTCAGGCCTTATCCATGTATATGCCGGAATTTCATCCGGTACCCGTTTCGAATGAAAGAATGGATGCTGACAGGTTGAAAATATTAATTAATAAAAGACACCCCAAATTGCTATATGTAAATCCTAACTTTCAAAATCCTTCCGGTATTACCTATAGTGATAACAACAGAAAAGAAATTGCTGGATTAATAAACAGTAAAGAGACTTTTCTGATTGAAGATGATCCTTATGGAGAGCTGAGGTTTAGAGGAAACGATAAATTATCATTTAAAAAACTTTTACCGGAGAGGACTGTTTTACTGGGATCTTTTTCAAAATCTATCGTTCCGGGGTTTCGTTTAGGCTGGATGGCGGCTCCTGAGGAGGTAGTTGAGAAACTTGTTATTGCAAAACAGGCTTCCGATCTACATACATCCCATTTCACCCAAAAAATAATTTACCAGTATCTGAAAAATAATGACATGGACAAGCATATTCAGAAAATTACAAAAGTCTACGCACAAAAATGCCAAAAAATGATTGAGTGTATTAAAAAATATTTTCCAATGAGTGTTTCTTACACAATTCCGGAAGGAGGAATGTTCATCTGGGTTCAACTACCTGTAAGTTTAAAAGCTATTGAACTGTTTGAAGAAGCTTATAAAAATAACCTTATTTTTATTCCCGGAGATCCTTTTTATCTAAAACGTAAGTATATTAATACGTTTCGGCTGAATTTTACCTGTGTTACCGAAGATGAAATTGAAACTGGTATCCGAAAAATCGGAAAGGCAATTAATAATTTAATAAACTTTGAAAAGGAGGACAGAGATGAAAGAAGTTTTAATTTTAATGGCTCAGTACAATTTGGAGACAGATGA
- a CDS encoding DinB family protein, whose translation MKEVLILMAQYNLETDDEMMNIVYQIPDEKFFGEVGVYYKSLHGILNHIILVNLLWMRRITKQFNEFSEVTHKYKGIDFAGLKNIVFTEKVDLKANLLDTDKDLKEICDKMGSNTLIKSLNYKNTKGEERSKVMWHVFMHIFNHATHHRGQISALLDQFNMDNDYSNLIWKV comes from the coding sequence ATGAAAGAAGTTTTAATTTTAATGGCTCAGTACAATTTGGAGACAGATGATGAGATGATGAATATTGTTTACCAAATTCCGGACGAGAAGTTTTTTGGCGAAGTAGGTGTATACTATAAGTCATTGCATGGTATTCTCAATCATATTATTTTGGTGAATTTACTCTGGATGCGCCGTATTACAAAGCAGTTTAATGAATTTTCAGAGGTGACGCATAAATACAAAGGTATAGATTTTGCCGGCTTAAAAAATATTGTGTTTACTGAAAAAGTTGACTTAAAAGCAAATCTCCTTGATACAGATAAAGATTTAAAGGAAATTTGTGACAAGATGGGCAGCAATACACTGATTAAAAGTTTGAATTATAAAAACACGAAAGGGGAAGAACGGTCAAAAGTTATGTGGCATGTTTTTATGCATATTTTTAATCATGCTACGCATCACAGGGGTCAGATCTCGGCTCTTCTTGATCAGTTTAATATGGATAATGATTATTCCAATCTTATCTGGAAGGTGTAA
- a CDS encoding DMT family transporter, with product MKTFFLLALITLSEATIGVFVKLTEGLIPIQTLNFYALTLAAVFLMSAMPIATGDKLKFPKDNLKDTAVIGFLIATQISVFNFAMTLVPIANAVIFWSVAPFFTFIFSALFLGEKARKSYIIIFVLALTGIILAKPLQGGNMLGNLVALGDGAIYAAMVTYLRYEGKTETGNDIAWSMTAAASFLSPSLLFFGTGDILAMISYSAIGINLPVALWVLGLGVVSTGFAYFGISIVLKKLNANVYSLVDIIVSPVVASFLGFLIFNEVPSEGLIYGGILLLASGFWITLEMSKTRDKQAVHPSQNK from the coding sequence TTGAAAACTTTTTTCTTACTAGCCTTGATAACTCTTTCTGAAGCAACTATAGGGGTTTTTGTTAAACTAACAGAAGGTTTGATACCCATACAAACGCTGAATTTCTATGCACTTACGCTTGCCGCTGTTTTTTTAATGTCAGCTATGCCCATTGCAACAGGTGATAAACTTAAATTCCCCAAAGACAATTTGAAGGACACCGCAGTTATAGGTTTTTTAATTGCAACACAGATTAGCGTTTTTAATTTTGCCATGACGCTGGTTCCCATTGCCAATGCGGTAATATTTTGGAGTGTGGCGCCGTTTTTTACCTTTATATTTTCCGCACTTTTCCTCGGTGAGAAGGCGCGCAAAAGCTATATTATTATTTTTGTGCTTGCATTAACGGGGATAATACTGGCTAAACCTTTGCAAGGTGGTAATATGCTGGGCAATTTGGTTGCGCTGGGGGATGGTGCTATTTACGCTGCAATGGTTACATACCTTCGCTATGAAGGCAAGACAGAAACAGGTAATGACATAGCCTGGTCGATGACTGCAGCCGCTTCGTTTCTTTCCCCGTCACTTTTATTTTTTGGTACCGGAGATATTTTGGCAATGATTTCCTATTCTGCAATAGGCATAAATTTGCCGGTGGCTCTATGGGTTTTGGGGCTGGGTGTTGTATCAACAGGGTTTGCATATTTCGGCATTTCCATTGTGTTGAAAAAATTAAATGCAAATGTTTATTCTCTTGTGGATATTATCGTTTCACCTGTAGTTGCTTCCTTTCTGGGCTTTCTTATTTTTAATGAAGTTCCTTCCGAGGGGTTGATATACGGAGGCATACTGCTTCTTGCCTCAGGATTCTGGATTACACTGGAAATGTCCAAAACCCGGGATAAACAAGCCGTTCATCCAAGCCAGAACAAATGA
- a CDS encoding PAS domain S-box protein: protein MSKKFILFAVCLLGFLLLFLIDRWQVSQWRHGKKLELQNELYVFKKNLKDSVDNRFNALKSLSALFILNPDTSADEFSYFASLLMEYNPPIRALQYADENTKVVYVYPPKGNEITIKKPMVLKSDPKRAFYVKKAIESKEATVQGPFRLRQGGRGIVVRQPVFKNNNFLGLTIGVYDFPLLITEALGETKLSEFVFRIKNENGKTLWKSGEMRGNPADAVLTLRNITWKISAGWKKAIFFPLRIRVTTWGLGLGFLLSLVYIIKSFYSKESELQKQVNEKTNELRKNEERFRSIVENAPDPIFIQTDGKFIYLNPAACRLFGVESPSKIIGESVLNYFHPDFHEKALKRMKALSEKGESVHEHFEQKLLRADGTQIWVETAGEPIEYDNKLCGLVFVRDITDRKEAEKALVESEKRFMKIANTIPGVLYDYYRRPDGNNKFLYISPQCKEIFECEPEEVIQNSSLLWNMVHAEDIKYLMEEDKKANAGGNYFQAEVRIVPPSGVTKWIQLTSRPDQTDEDKPKVWSGVILDITQRKEAEKELYEIKNNLEKEVEEKTRELKERVKELEHFRDVTVEREMRMHELREEIKRLKKDE, encoded by the coding sequence ATGTCTAAAAAATTTATTTTATTTGCGGTATGCTTACTGGGTTTTCTCCTGCTGTTTTTAATTGACAGATGGCAGGTGAGTCAATGGCGGCACGGGAAAAAATTAGAGCTTCAAAATGAGCTGTATGTATTCAAGAAGAATCTGAAAGATTCTGTAGACAACCGCTTTAATGCCTTAAAATCTTTGTCAGCTTTATTTATTTTAAATCCTGATACAAGTGCGGATGAGTTTTCATACTTTGCGTCACTGTTGATGGAATATAATCCGCCCATCAGAGCCCTTCAGTATGCAGATGAGAACACCAAGGTGGTTTATGTGTACCCTCCGAAAGGCAATGAAATCACGATAAAGAAGCCGATGGTGCTTAAATCCGATCCCAAGAGAGCTTTTTATGTGAAGAAAGCTATAGAGAGTAAGGAGGCAACAGTCCAGGGACCTTTCCGGCTTAGACAAGGCGGCAGAGGTATTGTTGTAAGGCAGCCGGTGTTTAAAAATAACAACTTTCTGGGACTGACAATTGGCGTTTATGATTTTCCTCTCCTTATAACTGAAGCTCTGGGGGAGACGAAGCTGAGCGAATTTGTTTTCCGGATTAAGAATGAAAACGGCAAAACCCTTTGGAAATCCGGCGAAATGAGAGGTAATCCGGCCGATGCTGTTCTGACTCTTAGAAATATAACATGGAAAATTTCAGCCGGCTGGAAAAAAGCAATCTTTTTTCCTTTAAGAATAAGAGTCACAACATGGGGGCTGGGGCTGGGATTTCTCCTGTCTCTGGTTTATATCATTAAATCCTTTTATTCCAAAGAGTCAGAGCTGCAAAAACAGGTTAATGAGAAAACGAATGAATTGAGGAAAAATGAAGAGCGTTTCAGGAGTATTGTTGAAAATGCGCCGGATCCCATTTTTATTCAAACGGACGGCAAGTTTATCTACCTTAATCCGGCCGCCTGCAGGCTTTTTGGGGTTGAATCCCCTTCGAAAATTATAGGTGAATCTGTATTGAATTATTTTCACCCTGATTTTCACGAGAAAGCATTGAAGAGAATGAAAGCTTTAAGTGAAAAAGGGGAGTCCGTTCATGAGCATTTTGAGCAAAAACTGTTGAGAGCCGATGGAACGCAAATATGGGTTGAGACGGCAGGTGAGCCTATTGAATATGATAACAAACTGTGCGGACTCGTTTTCGTCAGGGACATTACGGATAGAAAAGAGGCGGAAAAGGCGCTGGTGGAAAGTGAAAAGCGGTTTATGAAAATTGCCAATACGATTCCCGGTGTATTGTATGATTATTACCGCCGACCGGATGGTAATAATAAATTTTTATATATAAGCCCCCAATGCAAGGAAATTTTTGAATGTGAGCCCGAAGAAGTGATACAGAATTCTTCACTGCTCTGGAATATGGTTCATGCAGAGGACATTAAATATTTGATGGAGGAGGACAAAAAGGCTAATGCTGGGGGGAATTACTTTCAGGCTGAAGTTCGTATTGTTCCCCCTTCCGGTGTAACCAAATGGATACAGCTGACATCCCGTCCGGATCAAACGGATGAGGATAAACCTAAAGTCTGGAGCGGGGTAATACTCGATATTACACAGAGAAAAGAGGCTGAAAAAGAGCTTTATGAAATAAAAAATAATCTTGAGAAAGAAGTGGAGGAAAAAACCAGAGAGCTTAAAGAGCGGGTGAAGGAATTGGAGCACTTCCGCGATGTGACCGTTGAAAGGGAAATGAGGATGCATGAGCTCCGGGAGGAAATTAAAAGACTGAAAAAAGATGAATAA
- a CDS encoding sensor histidine kinase — protein MRKIMRFLSVKGNNKPADHILKPIRIALLIGGTYIVLAGIYIIYSSQYAARHASTVKTLEFTEMQKGLIFVIVTGIILIIVLRWVFQEIAHKEKKIIDQRNALLISERHAVAGMLASSVAHDINNVLTTLIATVDILKNEIDGSETSQKHLDRLQEANEHLISLTKRLSRVGKAHLVSETQKFDLCSVLEEAVSFSKTHKDVKTCHLNLDCSEGLIVSGFPDMLHQMIFNLILNSAQASGEGGRIDIAVDSGKNQIRLELTDNGPGIPEDKKDNIFQPFYTTKETGTGLGMLSIQACVEAHNGSIKVGESESGGARFTIILPRKSS, from the coding sequence ATGAGAAAAATTATGCGTTTTCTTTCTGTAAAGGGTAACAATAAACCTGCTGATCACATTTTAAAACCTATTAGAATTGCGCTTTTAATAGGCGGAACCTACATTGTTCTGGCGGGAATTTATATTATATACTCCAGTCAGTATGCTGCCAGGCATGCCTCTACGGTAAAAACCCTGGAGTTTACGGAAATGCAGAAGGGGCTTATTTTTGTAATAGTAACAGGCATAATTTTAATAATTGTTTTGCGGTGGGTTTTTCAGGAAATTGCACACAAGGAAAAGAAAATTATCGATCAGCGTAATGCCCTTCTTATATCCGAAAGGCACGCAGTGGCCGGAATGCTGGCTTCAAGTGTGGCTCATGATATAAATAACGTACTCACAACACTGATTGCCACAGTGGATATTTTAAAAAATGAAATTGACGGATCTGAGACTTCACAAAAGCATCTGGACAGACTTCAGGAAGCAAACGAACATCTTATATCTCTCACCAAACGTCTTTCCCGGGTGGGTAAGGCGCATCTGGTTTCAGAAACCCAAAAGTTTGATCTGTGTTCTGTTTTGGAGGAAGCTGTCAGCTTTTCAAAAACGCATAAAGATGTGAAAACCTGTCATCTCAACCTTGATTGTTCGGAAGGTTTGATTGTATCAGGTTTTCCTGATATGCTTCACCAAATGATTTTTAATCTTATACTAAATTCCGCTCAGGCTTCCGGAGAAGGTGGGCGCATTGATATTGCTGTTGATTCCGGAAAAAATCAAATCAGATTAGAGCTCACCGATAACGGCCCCGGGATACCTGAGGATAAAAAAGACAATATTTTTCAGCCATTCTATACAACAAAAGAAACAGGAACCGGATTGGGAATGCTTTCCATACAGGCATGTGTGGAAGCTCATAACGGCAGCATTAAGGTGGGTGAATCTGAAAGCGGAGGCGCCAGATTTACAATTATTCTCCCGCGGAAGAGCAGTTGA
- a CDS encoding type IV pilin protein, whose product MVRKSNGKKGFTLIELLVVVAIIGILAAIAIPQFAKYRINAFNSAAQSDLANVKSALESYYAENFTYPSP is encoded by the coding sequence ATGGTTAGGAAGTCTAACGGCAAAAAGGGTTTTACCCTTATCGAGCTGCTCGTCGTAGTAGCGATTATCGGTATCCTGGCAGCTATCGCTATCCCACAGTTCGCCAAGTACAGGATCAATGCATTTAATTCGGCAGCACAGAGTGATTTAGCAAATGTAAAAAGTGCTTTGGAGTCGTATTATGCAGAAAATTTCACTTATCCATCACCATAA
- a CDS encoding O-antigen ligase family protein produces the protein MIYIAYVFYSNQTVKIKLNLYRFFIYVLILFFLIFLNDDQIYHLSMFLLLALLFEFSISFIDSKTFFYSIILLSFLFLTFSIIEYSLYSNGIYILDSKIAKFVFVGLHEPRRSLIGLFGQQNLSSLILCLGFFGYIHLIEETADLPWYRYIPLAYIAMGIFLTTSRMAIVAICFTFLSMILLKYFQSIKKLSKIIAASVAGYFLSSAIGYSSVEKISSINASGAADVSSYMRFNYWFSSLKMGFDNLPFGVGLGGFKKHLGDYTLKTAETLKLGYSSFDQTLWAHNDFFQFFADTGIFALLVITACIFWFFKIGLFKKYTYLSSFVLVFFIYANFSYPLHFPPLMIIFVISLALIYKEYGNKSPVSSDYHVTKFALIILAGLVIVLNIYFINHFTNNYQYYKFNRNLTNSNVVESAKHFAANHIGENINSPYEWLFINDVIYKFSNYSYFKNKPEIAKIIAPVAVNYSKVNANHTLYYSMAKLFFTMQEYNKAKKYARIAFNKKPNIDQYYTLMHMAEVMMISKRENIPITELMPEDVFLDYESEGVLHESQYDSNLIVK, from the coding sequence TTGATTTACATTGCTTACGTTTTTTATTCAAATCAGACTGTAAAAATAAAGCTGAATTTATATCGGTTTTTTATTTATGTATTAATATTATTTTTTCTTATTTTTCTCAATGATGACCAGATTTATCATTTGTCTATGTTTCTTTTGTTGGCTTTGCTTTTTGAGTTTTCGATTAGTTTTATTGACTCTAAAACATTCTTTTACTCAATTATTTTATTAAGCTTTTTATTTTTAACATTCTCAATAATCGAATACAGCTTATACAGTAACGGTATCTATATATTGGACTCAAAAATTGCTAAATTTGTATTTGTTGGTTTACACGAGCCAAGGAGATCATTAATAGGTCTTTTCGGGCAGCAGAATTTGTCATCTCTGATTCTTTGCCTTGGATTTTTCGGTTATATTCATTTGATAGAGGAAACTGCTGATCTGCCCTGGTACAGATATATCCCCCTTGCATATATTGCGATGGGAATTTTCCTCACAACATCGAGAATGGCTATAGTTGCAATATGTTTTACTTTTCTGAGCATGATTCTTCTGAAATATTTTCAAAGTATTAAAAAATTATCAAAGATTATCGCTGCTTCAGTTGCGGGTTATTTTTTATCATCCGCTATCGGCTACTCAAGCGTAGAGAAAATCTCAAGTATCAATGCCAGCGGTGCGGCGGATGTAAGTTCATATATGAGATTTAATTACTGGTTTTCAAGTCTAAAAATGGGTTTTGATAATCTTCCCTTTGGTGTGGGCCTGGGCGGATTTAAAAAACATCTCGGTGATTATACACTCAAAACGGCTGAAACGCTTAAATTAGGTTATTCAAGCTTTGATCAGACACTGTGGGCTCATAACGATTTTTTCCAGTTTTTTGCAGATACCGGAATCTTTGCTTTATTGGTTATTACTGCCTGTATATTCTGGTTTTTTAAAATCGGGCTTTTTAAAAAATATACATACCTTTCTTCATTTGTTCTGGTATTTTTTATATACGCCAATTTTTCTTATCCGCTTCATTTCCCGCCTTTAATGATTATTTTCGTTATTAGTCTTGCTCTCATTTATAAGGAATACGGAAACAAGTCACCTGTCAGCTCTGACTACCATGTTACAAAATTTGCATTAATCATTTTAGCAGGTTTGGTTATTGTGCTGAATATTTATTTCATTAATCATTTTACAAATAATTATCAATATTATAAATTTAACAGAAATCTTACGAATTCTAATGTAGTTGAATCTGCAAAACATTTTGCTGCCAATCATATCGGGGAAAATATAAATTCTCCATATGAATGGCTGTTTATTAATGATGTGATATATAAGTTTTCCAACTATTCTTACTTTAAAAATAAACCGGAAATTGCAAAAATAATTGCACCGGTGGCTGTTAATTATAGTAAAGTAAACGCTAACCATACGCTTTACTATTCGATGGCTAAATTATTTTTTACAATGCAGGAATACAACAAGGCAAAAAAATATGCGAGAATCGCGTTTAATAAAAAACCCAATATTGATCAATATTATACGCTGATGCACATGGCTGAAGTTATGATGATTTCCAAAAGAGAGAACATACCGATTACAGAGCTTATGCCTGAAGATGTTTTTCTTGATTATGAAAGTGAAGGCGTATTGCACGAATCACAGTATGACAGCAATTTAATAGTAAAATAA
- a CDS encoding type IV pilin protein has protein sequence MKKDTISFTNGRVGFTLIEVLTVIVIIGILAVIAIPQFASYRISAFNSTAQSDLRNAKSHLEAYYSEHGTYPAD, from the coding sequence ATGAAAAAAGATACCATAAGTTTCACTAACGGACGGGTGGGCTTTACACTGATTGAAGTGCTTACTGTTATTGTTATTATAGGCATTTTGGCAGTTATTGCTATTCCGCAGTTTGCAAGTTACAGGATTAGCGCCTTTAATTCCACAGCTCAAAGTGATTTGAGAAATGCCAAATCACACCTTGAGGCTTATTATTCAGAGCATGGAACGTATCCAGCCGATTGA
- the rpe gene encoding ribulose-phosphate 3-epimerase encodes MLVAPSLLSADFANLQKEVEAVDNAGADWIHFDVMDGHFVPNITFGPMVVKSLRKYSDKVFDVHLMIENPEKFVEEFANAGADFITVHQEATVHIHRLITLIKSLGCKAGVSINPGTPVNVLEEILPYIDMVLIMSVNPGFGGQKFIETSVDKIKKLRGLADKAKPELLIQVDGGVSDKNINMLEEAGCNVAVAGSYIFGSDDYKKAIDSLK; translated from the coding sequence ATGCTGGTTGCTCCTTCTCTATTAAGTGCCGATTTTGCCAATCTTCAGAAAGAGGTTGAAGCAGTTGATAATGCAGGCGCTGACTGGATTCATTTTGATGTGATGGATGGTCATTTTGTACCCAATATTACTTTCGGCCCTATGGTTGTCAAATCGCTGAGAAAGTATTCAGATAAAGTTTTTGATGTGCATCTTATGATAGAAAACCCGGAAAAGTTTGTGGAGGAATTTGCAAATGCAGGTGCAGATTTTATCACAGTGCATCAGGAGGCAACGGTTCATATACACAGACTCATTACATTGATTAAAAGCCTTGGCTGTAAAGCCGGTGTATCCATCAATCCGGGTACTCCTGTGAATGTGCTGGAAGAAATTTTGCCGTATATTGATATGGTTCTGATAATGAGTGTTAACCCCGGTTTCGGCGGTCAGAAATTTATCGAAACCTCGGTAGATAAAATAAAGAAGCTTCGGGGTTTAGCGGATAAAGCTAAGCCGGAACTGCTTATCCAGGTGGACGGCGGGGTAAGTGATAAGAACATAAATATGCTGGAAGAAGCCGGTTGTAATGTTGCAGTTGCAGGAAGTTATATATTTGGATCAGATGATTATAAAAAGGCCATAGACTCGCTAAAGTAA
- a CDS encoding DUF1858 domain-containing protein, whose translation MITKDTTIEDLVEVKDEAVQYLKNKGIRCILCGEPIWGTIEEAAKEKGFSDEEISEIVVELNNLK comes from the coding sequence ATGATAACTAAAGATACGACAATTGAAGATTTGGTGGAAGTAAAAGATGAAGCCGTCCAGTACCTAAAAAACAAGGGGATAAGGTGCATTCTGTGCGGTGAGCCGATATGGGGTACTATAGAGGAAGCTGCAAAAGAAAAAGGATTCTCCGACGAAGAAATATCAGAAATCGTTGTGGAGTTAAACAACCTGAAATAA